A part of Desulfurobacteriaceae bacterium genomic DNA contains:
- a CDS encoding bifunctional diguanylate cyclase/phosphodiesterase: protein MEFFELVKELGLKEEDIKKFRELLPFFSENFKKSLSKKTKEYIFEHLPRSAEFLEEREISQAFEGTIENFLELLLRGEANLEVYLRTISKTHFDAGISLVDFLKDFAVFYRETVSFQEIPPEKEDVFRKFIFFVFLSGVYVIMDGLKHIEKTKEIDRITKLPNRSYFMSHGRKIINDSKTAVLIDLDNFREINFYCGYPVGNSLLALVSSLLQFRFRESSIFRLENDEFLLLTSLDLEKTKERLFALKREAEEFATLPTKYGMMEIRPSFSAVIIELEFPLDPDTLTWVLTRSLLTLTDECKGRIKIIRKEDVECLLSKRKATFHLIEAINQQRIKVAFQKVVSLSSGETFFEEALARVHIGKKKYLSPSSFSELAYYPNIERKIDQIIVEKTLEIMKSYKKEGKVSFNLSSSFLNESFFWFLEKVDEYKIPKERIFVELTERDDILEMEGIKEKIFYLRKLGIGVLVDDFGVKYSNYHLLKELDIDGVKIDGSVVKEALKDNLSKIFLECVFKMAKERDVFVVAEFVENQELEELLRDLSLETGQNRVFCQGFLYGKPVII, encoded by the coding sequence ATGGAATTCTTTGAATTAGTTAAGGAGTTAGGGTTAAAAGAAGAAGATATAAAAAAATTTAGAGAATTACTTCCTTTTTTCTCTGAAAATTTTAAAAAAAGCTTAAGTAAGAAAACTAAGGAGTATATTTTTGAACATCTACCTAGATCAGCAGAATTCTTAGAAGAAAGGGAAATTTCGCAAGCTTTTGAAGGAACCATAGAAAACTTTTTAGAACTTCTCTTGAGAGGTGAAGCGAATCTTGAAGTTTACCTGAGAACCATTTCCAAAACTCATTTTGATGCAGGAATAAGCTTGGTTGATTTCTTGAAAGACTTTGCTGTTTTCTACAGGGAGACAGTAAGTTTTCAAGAGATACCTCCTGAAAAGGAAGATGTTTTTAGAAAGTTTATTTTCTTTGTCTTTTTAAGTGGTGTTTATGTAATAATGGACGGACTTAAACACATAGAAAAGACTAAGGAAATAGATCGTATAACGAAACTTCCTAACAGAAGCTACTTTATGAGCCATGGAAGGAAAATCATAAATGATTCTAAAACAGCTGTTCTTATAGACTTAGACAATTTCCGAGAGATAAACTTTTATTGTGGTTATCCGGTTGGAAATTCGCTATTAGCTTTGGTTTCTTCATTACTTCAGTTTAGATTTAGGGAATCTTCCATTTTTCGCTTAGAAAATGATGAGTTTTTACTCTTAACAAGTTTAGACCTGGAAAAAACGAAGGAAAGACTTTTTGCACTAAAAAGGGAAGCCGAGGAGTTCGCAACGCTACCAACAAAGTACGGTATGATGGAAATAAGACCTTCTTTTTCTGCAGTAATTATAGAGTTAGAGTTCCCCCTTGATCCGGACACTTTGACTTGGGTTCTGACACGTTCTCTCCTTACCCTTACTGACGAATGCAAAGGAAGAATAAAAATAATAAGAAAGGAAGATGTTGAATGTCTTTTAAGCAAAAGGAAGGCAACTTTTCACCTTATTGAAGCTATTAACCAGCAAAGAATAAAGGTAGCTTTTCAGAAGGTGGTTTCCCTTTCTTCAGGGGAAACTTTCTTTGAAGAAGCCCTTGCCAGAGTTCATATTGGTAAGAAAAAATACTTATCACCAAGTAGCTTTTCTGAACTGGCTTATTATCCAAACATAGAAAGGAAAATAGATCAAATTATTGTTGAGAAAACGCTTGAAATTATGAAAAGTTATAAAAAGGAAGGTAAAGTGTCATTTAACCTCTCTTCATCGTTCTTAAATGAGAGTTTCTTTTGGTTTTTAGAAAAGGTAGACGAATACAAAATTCCAAAAGAAAGAATTTTTGTAGAACTTACAGAAAGAGATGACATTCTTGAGATGGAGGGTATAAAAGAAAAAATTTTCTACCTGCGTAAGTTGGGAATAGGGGTTCTTGTTGATGATTTTGGAGTTAAGTACTCAAATTATCATCTTTTGAAAGAATTGGATATAGATGGAGTAAAAATTGATGGTTCCGTTGTCAAGGAGGCTCTAAAGGATAACCTCAGCAAGATTTTCCTTGAATGTGTTTTCAAAATGGCAAAAGAAAGAGATGTTTTTGTAGTTGCGGAATTT
- a CDS encoding adenine phosphoribosyltransferase, which yields MEELKSLIRDIPDFPKPGIVFKDITPLLAKPWAFQKVIDYIGNRYIGLGIDIVVGIESRGFILASALAYKIGAGLAIIRKPGKLPYKTISATYTLEYGEDTIEIHQDAITNGMKVVLIDDVLATGGTMSAAIDLVEQLGGNIVSVDFLLELTFLGGRKKITDRGYPVFSLIKV from the coding sequence ATAGAGGAACTTAAATCTCTTATCAGGGATATTCCAGATTTTCCAAAGCCAGGAATTGTTTTTAAAGATATAACTCCTCTTCTTGCCAAACCTTGGGCTTTTCAAAAAGTGATTGATTACATCGGAAACAGGTACATTGGACTTGGAATTGATATAGTGGTAGGAATTGAATCAAGAGGTTTTATATTAGCCTCTGCCCTTGCTTATAAGATTGGAGCAGGATTAGCTATTATTAGAAAACCTGGGAAACTTCCATATAAAACGATAAGTGCTACTTATACCTTAGAGTATGGAGAAGATACAATAGAAATTCACCAAGATGCCATTACAAATGGAATGAAGGTCGTTCTAATCGATGACGTTCTTGCAACAGGCGGTACTATGAGTGCGGCTATTGACCTCGTAGAACAGCTTGGTGGAAACATTGTAAGTGTTGATTTCCTCTTAGAACTCACTTTCCTCGGAGGAAGGAAAAAAATTACTGATAGAGGATACCCTGTATTTTCATTAATTAAGGTTTAA
- a CDS encoding PBP1A family penicillin-binding protein gives MGRILILFVLLFSFSVNSKASTWYKEKLLPDFASTIYDRNGNVIGFFYSGKFRLYAPYKEIPDTLIKAVITAEDERFFEHKGIDPVGILRAAITDISKGKVVQGGSTITQQLAKLIYLSPKRSIDRKLKELALAKKLEENLTKEEILELYLNYIYLSNGAYGVKAASWVLFGTLNLEKLTVAQCALLAGIIRGPEYYNPFKHPERAIKRRNFILKKMLKAGYISKEEFEKAIKEPLTPLKKPNRPKVAGYELDLVKFEIARRKIVPYRTIFTKGYKIKTTIDKEIQNFAQRILSWYNERYAEVHNVPDLQCAGMAINRRGEVLFVVGGKDYNESKLNRAFQILRPIGSTAKPITYLTAFQKGWSPLDFVSNEPIEIPMEIDNSTGKVIKWWRPENYSGRFSPFVQVRKALIKSINVATVHLALNFPNAIKKNFVKFEFINGSSFDLSYVLGSFPANLYRIVRAYSAIQDDGLLKEPFVIKEIGSRKGKILYKGKPIVKTVSDPLSIQILRSVMQDVVKEGTARRISYLTKWFDVAGKTGTTNDFRDTYFTGFTTSFIMSVWFGRDSYETMWKGSTGGGVASPPWAKIAKKICSKYGCGQFNPPYEDVVENYPLPTHFPEKEMEEIFYEELVKEAEVK, from the coding sequence GTGGGAAGAATATTAATTCTTTTTGTTTTGCTTTTCTCTTTTTCTGTGAATTCCAAAGCTTCCACTTGGTACAAAGAAAAGCTTCTCCCGGACTTTGCATCAACTATCTACGACAGAAACGGAAACGTTATAGGTTTTTTCTACAGTGGTAAATTTAGACTCTACGCTCCATATAAGGAAATTCCAGATACTCTTATAAAAGCTGTTATAACTGCTGAGGATGAAAGATTTTTTGAACATAAAGGTATAGACCCTGTTGGAATCTTAAGGGCTGCCATAACAGACATATCAAAAGGAAAAGTTGTTCAAGGTGGTAGTACCATAACTCAACAGCTTGCAAAGTTAATATACCTGTCACCCAAAAGAAGCATAGATAGAAAGCTAAAAGAGCTTGCCCTTGCTAAAAAACTTGAAGAAAACTTAACAAAAGAGGAGATTTTAGAACTTTACCTTAACTATATTTACCTTTCCAACGGAGCTTACGGAGTAAAAGCTGCTTCTTGGGTTCTCTTTGGAACTTTGAATTTAGAAAAACTTACAGTTGCCCAGTGTGCCTTGTTAGCAGGTATCATAAGAGGACCAGAGTACTATAACCCTTTCAAACACCCAGAAAGGGCAATAAAGAGACGGAACTTTATTTTAAAGAAAATGCTTAAGGCAGGTTATATTTCAAAAGAAGAATTCGAAAAAGCCATAAAAGAACCCTTAACTCCCTTAAAGAAACCCAACCGACCTAAGGTAGCTGGCTATGAACTAGATCTTGTTAAGTTTGAAATAGCAAGAAGAAAAATCGTTCCGTATAGAACTATTTTTACCAAGGGCTACAAGATAAAAACGACGATAGATAAAGAAATACAGAATTTTGCCCAGAGGATTCTTTCTTGGTATAACGAAAGGTATGCAGAAGTTCACAATGTACCTGATCTTCAGTGTGCCGGAATGGCTATAAATAGACGTGGAGAGGTCTTATTTGTTGTTGGAGGTAAAGACTACAACGAAAGTAAACTAAATAGGGCTTTTCAGATCTTAAGACCCATAGGTTCTACTGCAAAACCTATAACTTATCTTACAGCTTTCCAAAAAGGCTGGTCTCCTTTAGATTTTGTTTCCAACGAACCTATAGAAATTCCAATGGAAATAGATAACAGTACTGGAAAGGTAATAAAATGGTGGAGACCTGAAAACTACAGTGGAAGATTTTCTCCTTTCGTTCAGGTTAGAAAAGCGCTTATAAAATCCATTAACGTAGCAACCGTCCACTTAGCTTTAAACTTTCCAAACGCTATAAAGAAAAACTTTGTTAAATTTGAGTTTATAAACGGTTCTTCTTTTGATTTATCTTACGTTCTTGGAAGTTTCCCAGCAAACCTTTACAGGATAGTTAGGGCATATTCAGCAATACAAGATGATGGTTTATTAAAAGAACCTTTTGTTATAAAGGAAATAGGAAGTAGAAAAGGAAAAATCCTTTATAAAGGAAAACCTATTGTAAAAACTGTTTCAGATCCTTTGTCCATCCAAATCTTAAGGTCTGTTATGCAAGATGTTGTAAAGGAAGGAACGGCTAGAAGAATTTCTTACTTGACAAAGTGGTTTGATGTAGCAGGAAAAACGGGAACTACGAACGATTTTAGAGATACCTATTTCACAGGTTTTACAACTTCATTCATTATGAGTGTTTGGTTTGGGAGAGATAGTTATGAAACTATGTGGAAAGGATCTACAGGTGGTGGTGTTGCAAGTCCTCCATGGGCAAAAATAGCTAAGAAAATTTGTTCAAAATACGGTTGTGGACAGTTCAACCCACCTTATGAGGATGTTGTGGAGAATTACCCGTTACCTACACATTTCCCTGAAAAGGAAATGGAAGAAATCTTTTACGAAGAGCTTGTTAAAGAAGCAGAAGTTAAGTAA